The proteins below are encoded in one region of Saccopteryx leptura isolate mSacLep1 chromosome 1, mSacLep1_pri_phased_curated, whole genome shotgun sequence:
- the BROX gene encoding BRO1 domain-containing protein BROX isoform X1: MTHWFHRNPLKATAPVSFNYYGIVTSPAASKICSDLRSSRAQLLELFTDLSCNPEMMKNAADSYFSLLQGFINSLDESSQESKLRYVQNFKWTDTLQGQVPSAQQDAVFELISMGFNIALWYTKYASRLAGKENITEEEAKDVHRSLKIAAGIFKHLKESEIPKLITPAEKGRDLEARLLEAYIVQCQAEAQEVTIARAIELKHAPGLIAALAYETANFYQKADHTLSSLEPAYSAKWRKYLLLKMCFYTAYAYCYHGQTLLASDKCGDAIRSLQEAEKFYAKAEALCKEYGETKGPGPTVKPSGHLFFRKLGSLVKNTLEKCQRENGFIYFQKIPTEAPQLELKANYGLVEPVPFEFPPTSAHWTPETLAAFDLTKRPKEDTTKLKPEEVVKPVKEPDVKPLKDTGCSIS, from the exons ATGACACATTGGTTTCACAGGAACCCATTAAAAGCCACAGCTCCTGTTTCTTTTAACTACTATGGCATAGTCACTAGTCCTGCTGCATCAAAAATTTGCAG TGACTTGAGATCGTCCAGAGCACAGCTTCTTGAATTGTTCACTGATTTGAGCTGTAATCCAGAAATGATGAAGAATGCAGCAGAttcatatttttcacttttacaaG GTTTCATAAATTCACTGGACGAATCTAGCCAAGAAAGTAAGTTACGATATGTTCAAAATTTCAAGTGGACCGATACGTTGCAAGGACAGGTTCCAAG TGCCCAGCAGGATGCTGTTTTTGAACTAATTTCCATGGGATTTAATATAGCTTTATGGTATACCAAATATGCTTCAAGACTGGctggaaaagaaaa CATCACAGAAGAGGAAGCAAAGGACGTCCACCGAAGCCTAAAAATTGCAGCGGGGATTTTTAAGCatttaaag gaAAGTGAAATCCCAAAGCTTATCACACctgcagagaaggggagagattTAGAAGCACGGCTCCTAGAAGCTTATATTGTCCAGTGTCAGGCTGAAGCCCAAGAAG TAACAATTGCTCGAGCAATTGAGCTAAAACACGCTCCTGGACTGATCGCTGCGCTGGCCTATGAGACAGCCAATTTCTACCAAAAAGCTG ATCATACTTTATCCAGTTTGGAGCCTGCATATTCTGCTAAATGGAGGAAATACCTTCTCTTGAAAATGTGCTTCTACACAGCTTAT GCTTACTGTTACCATGGGCAGACCTTGTTGGCCAGTGATAAGTGTGGTGACGCAATCCGGTCTCTCCAAGAAGCAGAAAAAT TTTATGCAAAGGCAGAAGCATTATGCAAAGAATATGGAGAAACCAAAGGACCTGGACCCACAGTCAAGCCTTCTGGACACTTGTTCTTTAGGAAACTTGGAAGTCTTGTGAAGAATACCCTAGAAAAATGTCAGAGAGAAAATGGGTTTAT TTACTTTCAGAAAATTCCAACAGAAGCTCCACAACTGGAACTCAAAGCCAATTACGGTCTTGTAGAGCCTGTACCTTTCGAATTTCCACCGACAAGTGCGCACTGGACCCCAGAGACGCTGGCTGCGTTCGATCTCACCAAGAGGCCCAAGGAGGACACT aCCAAACTGAAACCAGAAGAAGTGGTGAAGCCTGTCAAAGAACCAGATGTCAAACCTCTCAAGGACACCGGGTGCTCCATCTCCTAA
- the BROX gene encoding BRO1 domain-containing protein BROX isoform X2, with the protein MMKNAADSYFSLLQGFINSLDESSQESKLRYVQNFKWTDTLQGQVPSAQQDAVFELISMGFNIALWYTKYASRLAGKENITEEEAKDVHRSLKIAAGIFKHLKESEIPKLITPAEKGRDLEARLLEAYIVQCQAEAQEVTIARAIELKHAPGLIAALAYETANFYQKADHTLSSLEPAYSAKWRKYLLLKMCFYTAYAYCYHGQTLLASDKCGDAIRSLQEAEKFYAKAEALCKEYGETKGPGPTVKPSGHLFFRKLGSLVKNTLEKCQRENGFIYFQKIPTEAPQLELKANYGLVEPVPFEFPPTSAHWTPETLAAFDLTKRPKEDTTKLKPEEVVKPVKEPDVKPLKDTGCSIS; encoded by the exons ATGATGAAGAATGCAGCAGAttcatatttttcacttttacaaG GTTTCATAAATTCACTGGACGAATCTAGCCAAGAAAGTAAGTTACGATATGTTCAAAATTTCAAGTGGACCGATACGTTGCAAGGACAGGTTCCAAG TGCCCAGCAGGATGCTGTTTTTGAACTAATTTCCATGGGATTTAATATAGCTTTATGGTATACCAAATATGCTTCAAGACTGGctggaaaagaaaa CATCACAGAAGAGGAAGCAAAGGACGTCCACCGAAGCCTAAAAATTGCAGCGGGGATTTTTAAGCatttaaag gaAAGTGAAATCCCAAAGCTTATCACACctgcagagaaggggagagattTAGAAGCACGGCTCCTAGAAGCTTATATTGTCCAGTGTCAGGCTGAAGCCCAAGAAG TAACAATTGCTCGAGCAATTGAGCTAAAACACGCTCCTGGACTGATCGCTGCGCTGGCCTATGAGACAGCCAATTTCTACCAAAAAGCTG ATCATACTTTATCCAGTTTGGAGCCTGCATATTCTGCTAAATGGAGGAAATACCTTCTCTTGAAAATGTGCTTCTACACAGCTTAT GCTTACTGTTACCATGGGCAGACCTTGTTGGCCAGTGATAAGTGTGGTGACGCAATCCGGTCTCTCCAAGAAGCAGAAAAAT TTTATGCAAAGGCAGAAGCATTATGCAAAGAATATGGAGAAACCAAAGGACCTGGACCCACAGTCAAGCCTTCTGGACACTTGTTCTTTAGGAAACTTGGAAGTCTTGTGAAGAATACCCTAGAAAAATGTCAGAGAGAAAATGGGTTTAT TTACTTTCAGAAAATTCCAACAGAAGCTCCACAACTGGAACTCAAAGCCAATTACGGTCTTGTAGAGCCTGTACCTTTCGAATTTCCACCGACAAGTGCGCACTGGACCCCAGAGACGCTGGCTGCGTTCGATCTCACCAAGAGGCCCAAGGAGGACACT aCCAAACTGAAACCAGAAGAAGTGGTGAAGCCTGTCAAAGAACCAGATGTCAAACCTCTCAAGGACACCGGGTGCTCCATCTCCTAA